The Methylocella silvestris BL2 DNA segment GAAAGCGGCGTCGCGCGCGATGGCGATCCGCTGCGCCGGCGGCGGCAAAGCGGCGATTTTCTTTGACGCGCCCGCGCCCTCCGCGCGCGCAAGCGCGACGATTGCGTCGAGAGCGCAATGGCCCGCGACAAAGCCGGCGATCTCCTCAAGAAGCGTCTCCAGCCCTGCGATCTCCTGCGCCTGCACAAGGCCGAGATGGCGCTCCGGCAGCTCGATTTTTTTGTCGCGCGGCAAGGCGCCGAGGACGGGAACTCCCGTCGCTTCGATCGCATCTGTGGCGAGGCGCCGGTGGCGCTCGCTTGCGACCCGGTTGAGGATCGCGCCCGCCACTCTTATGCGCGAATCGTAGATTTCACAGCCCTTTACAATGGCCGCGGCCGATTGCGCCTGCCCGCTCACGTCGACACAAAGCAGGATTGGCCAGCCGAGCGCGGCGGCGACGTCGGCCGACGATCCGGTGCGGCCGGGCGCGCCGCGAACGCCGTCGAACAGCCCCATCGAGCCCTCGCACAGCACGAGGTCAGCGGCGCCGTTTCCGTTCTCCGCCGCCCGGCCCGCCAGCCCGCGCAAAAGCTCCGGCGTCATCGCCCAGCTATCGAGGTTGACGCTACTCCGTCCCGTCGCGGCGGCATGGAAGGCAGGGTCGATGTAATCCGGCCCGCATTTGGCGGCGCCGACGGCGAGCCCCTTGCTCCTCAGCGCCCGCATCAAGCCGAGCGTCAGCAGCGTCTTGCCGCTGCCCGAGCGCGGCGCGGCGATCATCAGGCCTGGGACCGGTGCGCCCGCGCTCATGGCGGCCCGCCGCGAAAACGGCGCCTGTAATCGCGGTTATAAAGCGCGCTGTCGCGAAAATCGCGCGCCCCCAGCGCCGGACCGACGAGGATCAGCGCGGTGCGCTCCATCGGCGCCGCGGCGACCGCTTGCGCGATGGTTGACAGCGTTGCGCGCAGCACGCGCTCGTCCGGCCAGGAGGCGCGATAGACGACGGCGGCGGGGCAATCGGCGCCATAGAAGGGCGTCAATTCAGCGCACACGCGTTCGATCGCATGGATCGACAGATGTACGGCGAGCGTCGCCCCGGTCGCCGCGAAGGCGCTCAGCTTCTCACGCTCCGGCATCGACGACGCCCGCCCCGGCGTTCGCGTCAAGACCAGCGATTGCGCGACTTCCGGCAGGGTCAGTTCGCTTTGAAGCGCGGCGGCGGCTGCGGCGAAAGCCGGCACGCCGGGCGTGATCGTATAAGGAATTTCGAGTTCCTCCAGGCGGCGAAGCTGTTCGCCCATCGCGCTCCAGATCGAGAGGTCGCCGGAATGCAGCCGGGCGACATCCTCGCCGCGCTTCTGCGCGCGCAGGAATTCCTCGGCGATCTGATCGAGATCGAGCTCGGCCGTGTCGACGATCCGGGCGCCGTCCGGGCAATAGCTGAGGATCGCGCGGGGCACCAGCGAGCCGGCGAACAGGCAGACCGGACAGCGGGCGATGAGATCGCGGCCCCGCACGGTGATGAGGTCCGGCGCGCCGGGCCCGGCGCCGATGAAATGCACGGTCATGGCGCGGCGCTCATCGCGGCTCGTTGCTGGCGATGGCGCAGCTTGCGCCCGCCTCGCTGATGCGGGGGAGCACAAGTCGCGCGCCGGCGCCCGCCCCTGCGAGCGCCGCCGTTTCGGCGAGCGACGGCAGGCCGAACAGCGCCTCGACTTTCACGGAACGGGTTTGTGCGCGAGGCGAGGCCTCCTGTAAAAGCTGCGGGGGAAGAAACACCAGAGGCAGGCCGAGCCTCGCCGCGGCGATAAAAAGGCCGGGCTCGCCGTTCTTGGCGGCGTGAGTAAAGAGGGCCGCTGGCGCTTCCGCGCATCCCGCCCGCAGGATGGCGCGGCGGACCAGCGTCTCGATCGCCTCGCCGGGGCAGTTTCTTTTGCAGCCGACGCCGATCGCGAGCGTCATGTCGCCATTCCCTCAACTTTTGTGATCGCCCATTGTGTGATGGGCATGGACGGCCGCCAGCCGAAAAAGCCGCCGAGTTTTTCGGCACGCGTTACGCTCAGCCGCGTCAGTTCGCCGCCCATCGCCTGAAAACGCGCCAAAAGCTCGGCTTCGGCTTCGAGCGTGACGGCGTTGACGACGAAGCGTCCGCCGGGCTCCAGCGCGGCGAAAGCTTCATCGAGGAGGTTCGGGTCGCTCGATCCGCCGCCGACAAAAATCGCGTGCGGCCGCGGCAGACCATCGAAGGCCGCCGGCGCCTTGCCTTCGACGATTTTGATCTGGGGCGCGCCGAGAGTCTTGGCGTTGCGGCCGATCCGCGCCGCGCGCTCGGCGTGGGCCTCGATGGCGATGGCGCGATTGGCCGGATCGAGGCGCAGCCATTCGATCGCCACCGAGCCGGAGCCGGAGCCGACATCCCAAAGCAGATCGCCGCGTCTCGGCGCCAGCGCCGACAGGCTCGCCGCGCGGATTTCGCGCTTGGTCAATTGGCCGTCATGCTCAAACAGCGAATCGTCGAGTCCATTCGATATCGGAATAAAATTTTCGCGCGGCTCTGACGTGAGCTCCACGGCGACGAGATTGAGCGGGTCTATGTCGACAAGGTCAAATTGATCTGCCTCGACGGCGCGGATTTTTTCACGCGGCCCGCCGAGCGCTTCCAGTACATGGATCATGGAGCGCCCAAGACCCCTCTCACGCAAAAGCGCGGCGATTTTTGCCGGCGTCGACCCGTCCCAGGAAAGGCAGAGGATTTTTGCGCCCGGCTGGAGCGCCGGAATGATCCGCTCGAAATCCCGGCCATGCAGGGAGAGGAGCGCGCAATCCTGCAG contains these protein-coding regions:
- the cobM gene encoding precorrin-4 C(11)-methyltransferase, giving the protein MTVHFIGAGPGAPDLITVRGRDLIARCPVCLFAGSLVPRAILSYCPDGARIVDTAELDLDQIAEEFLRAQKRGEDVARLHSGDLSIWSAMGEQLRRLEELEIPYTITPGVPAFAAAAAALQSELTLPEVAQSLVLTRTPGRASSMPEREKLSAFAATGATLAVHLSIHAIERVCAELTPFYGADCPAAVVYRASWPDERVLRATLSTIAQAVAAAPMERTALILVGPALGARDFRDSALYNRDYRRRFRGGPP
- a CDS encoding cobyrinate a,c-diamide synthase → MSAGAPVPGLMIAAPRSGSGKTLLTLGLMRALRSKGLAVGAAKCGPDYIDPAFHAAATGRSSVNLDSWAMTPELLRGLAGRAAENGNGAADLVLCEGSMGLFDGVRGAPGRTGSSADVAAALGWPILLCVDVSGQAQSAAAIVKGCEIYDSRIRVAGAILNRVASERHRRLATDAIEATGVPVLGALPRDKKIELPERHLGLVQAQEIAGLETLLEEIAGFVAGHCALDAIVALARAEGAGASKKIAALPPPAQRIAIARDAAFSFLYPHILEGWRALGAEIVFFSPLADEAPPDCDLCWLPGGYPELYAGQLAAAERFMAGLRAFAQSKPVHGECGGYMILGQSLIDAKGASHAMAGLLAPSFSFAKRSLHLGYREARLAAPHPLGEAGARLRGHEFHYATVQTNGGEDPPFAHVIDAHGGSERAEGSRRADVSGSFFHLIAAA
- a CDS encoding cobalamin biosynthesis protein, giving the protein MTLAIGVGCKRNCPGEAIETLVRRAILRAGCAEAPAALFTHAAKNGEPGLFIAAARLGLPLVFLPPQLLQEASPRAQTRSVKVEALFGLPSLAETAALAGAGAGARLVLPRISEAGASCAIASNEPR
- a CDS encoding bifunctional cobalt-precorrin-7 (C(5))-methyltransferase/cobalt-precorrin-6B (C(15))-methyltransferase encodes the protein MTSSPDVAAPWLALIGIGEDGAPSLIPAAREKLAQASFVIGGARHLKLAGPLKAQTMAWPSPIEAALPEILSRRGQRICVLASGDPFFYGVGALLSAHVPRGEMICLPAPSSFSLAAARLAWSLQDCALLSLHGRDFERIIPALQPGAKILCLSWDGSTPAKIAALLRERGLGRSMIHVLEALGGPREKIRAVEADQFDLVDIDPLNLVAVELTSEPRENFIPISNGLDDSLFEHDGQLTKREIRAASLSALAPRRGDLLWDVGSGSGSVAIEWLRLDPANRAIAIEAHAERAARIGRNAKTLGAPQIKIVEGKAPAAFDGLPRPHAIFVGGGSSDPNLLDEAFAALEPGGRFVVNAVTLEAEAELLARFQAMGGELTRLSVTRAEKLGGFFGWRPSMPITQWAITKVEGMAT